A window of Eubacteriaceae bacterium ES3 contains these coding sequences:
- a CDS encoding RNA-binding S4 domain-containing protein, translating into MRIDKFLKNARIIKRRTVGKEACDGGRISINDKVAKAGDRVAVGDIITIRFGEREQKVEVLELLEHAPKDAAAKMYKEL; encoded by the coding sequence ATGAGAATCGATAAATTTTTAAAAAATGCACGGATCATTAAAAGACGAACCGTTGGCAAAGAAGCTTGCGATGGCGGGCGAATTTCTATCAATGATAAAGTAGCCAAGGCTGGTGACCGGGTTGCGGTCGGAGATATTATTACAATCCGTTTTGGCGAACGGGAGCAGAAAGTAGAAGTCCTTGAACTTCTGGAACACGCGCCTAAAGATGCAGCTGCAAAAATGTATAAAGAACTATAA
- a CDS encoding polysaccharide biosynthesis protein: MSGRTANYLKGATILAAAGILSRFLGLFFKIPLYQMVGSYGNGIYGNVTAIYNTLLMVSTVGIPVAISKMVSENIARGEYATAHRVFKVSMLALIGLGTASTLFLFFGADWIIETANWTYESLPALIAISPAPLIISVLSAYRGFFQGFQIMTPTAVSQIIEQIVRVILGVTLAYLFSSNFSVGMGVGGAVFGATVGGLVAGVFLFFLYESFARKNKRLLKKKTHRRQKSNKELMKRLVIIAVPVTLTAALVSMFSTIDSFIYVGRLAVAGIDEVTATMMFGDFTNAEILINIPLVLSGTLAVAMIPTISESFIKRDKEALSHKIQLSIRIIFLIAFPSCVGLAVLSGGIFDLLFPGSPYGAAILRTFSIATIFMMLSNTFQSMLQSIDKFRIPLYNLGIAMVIRFVTGWIFLSISFINIQGIVISSIITFAYLTFANYSAVRRYTRIKMDWVHDMLKPLIASVIMGLITYFVYLVMTSLFGIFWGLIIAILLAIVFYGVIMILIKGITEEELSYFPGSSRLLKIYGRVNGLSQGRKDR, from the coding sequence ATGTCAGGACGTACAGCAAATTACTTAAAAGGCGCCACGATATTGGCGGCAGCGGGAATATTATCCCGATTTCTGGGATTGTTTTTTAAGATCCCGCTTTATCAGATGGTAGGGAGCTATGGAAATGGAATCTATGGTAACGTAACTGCTATCTATAATACCCTCTTGATGGTTTCGACAGTAGGGATTCCGGTAGCCATTTCAAAAATGGTTTCGGAAAATATTGCAAGGGGTGAGTATGCGACAGCTCACCGGGTTTTTAAGGTATCGATGCTGGCTTTAATTGGTTTGGGAACAGCCTCGACCCTATTTTTATTTTTTGGCGCTGACTGGATTATCGAAACAGCAAACTGGACCTATGAGAGTTTACCAGCTCTAATTGCTATATCACCAGCGCCCCTGATTATCTCGGTTTTATCGGCCTATAGGGGATTTTTTCAGGGCTTCCAGATCATGACGCCAACTGCGGTTTCGCAGATTATTGAGCAGATAGTCCGGGTTATCCTGGGGGTTACCTTAGCCTATCTGTTTAGTAGTAATTTTTCGGTCGGAATGGGTGTTGGTGGTGCGGTTTTCGGGGCGACAGTCGGTGGACTGGTGGCTGGAGTCTTCCTGTTTTTTCTTTATGAAAGCTTTGCCCGGAAAAATAAACGTCTTTTGAAAAAGAAGACCCACAGACGCCAGAAATCCAATAAAGAATTAATGAAACGACTGGTTATAATAGCGGTTCCGGTCACCTTGACAGCAGCACTGGTTTCAATGTTTTCGACCATTGATTCCTTTATTTATGTGGGACGACTGGCTGTGGCCGGGATTGATGAAGTAACGGCAACGATGATGTTCGGAGATTTTACCAATGCCGAAATTTTAATCAACATTCCTCTGGTTCTAAGTGGAACTTTGGCAGTAGCGATGATTCCGACGATTTCGGAGTCTTTTATCAAAAGGGACAAGGAAGCGCTTTCTCATAAGATTCAGCTGTCGATTAGGATTATTTTTCTGATTGCTTTTCCGTCCTGTGTAGGGCTGGCGGTTTTATCTGGGGGGATATTTGATCTTCTGTTTCCCGGCTCTCCTTATGGGGCGGCGATTTTAAGAACGTTCTCGATTGCAACGATTTTTATGATGCTTTCAAATACCTTTCAGAGCATGCTCCAGTCGATTGATAAATTTCGGATACCGCTTTACAATTTGGGGATTGCCATGGTGATTCGCTTTGTAACTGGATGGATTTTCTTGTCAATTTCATTTATCAACATTCAGGGGATTGTAATCAGTAGTATTATAACCTTTGCTTACCTGACTTTTGCCAATTACAGTGCGGTAAGGCGCTATACACGAATAAAAATGGACTGGGTTCATGATATGTTAAAACCACTGATTGCATCTGTAATTATGGGTCTAATCACTTACTTTGTTTATCTGGTTATGACGAGCCTTTTCGGAATTTTCTGGGGACTTATTATAGCCATTTTACTGGCGATTGTATTTTATGGCGTAATAATGATTCTGATTAAAGGGATTACAGAGGAAGAGCTGAGTTATTTTCCGGGAAGTAGTCGATTGTTAAAAATTTATGGCCGGGTGAATGGACTTTCACAAGGCAGAAAGGATAGATAA
- the ftsH gene encoding ATP-dependent zinc metalloprotease FtsH — protein MIGFYMVILLIIVVAVTFLNPVQDEVTTIIYSDLVNELENNQVQEIEINNSKVTGVLKSGEQFESIVPQYVIDEQVTPYILENNLQVTITEQQDSWWISLIPSVVIIILMVVFFMVFSQQSGGGGGKVMSFGKSRAKLHVEGENKVTFKNVAGADEEKEELEEIVDFLKSPDRYRKLGARIPKGVLLVGPPGTGKTLLARAVAGEAAVPFFTISGSDFVEMFVGVGASRVRDLFETAKKNAPCILFIDEIDAVGRHRGAGLGGGHDEREQTLNQLLVEMDGFGINEGIIIIAATNRPDILDPALLRPGRFDRQVTVGVPDVKGREEILNVHKKDKPLGEDVDLQVIAKGTPGFTGADLENLMNEAALLSARKQKKIIDMVELEEAIKRVIAGPEKKSKVINEDDLVITAYHEAGHAIVLHLLPQCDTVHEISIIPRGMAAGYTLSLPDDDRQHMSKTKLLENICGLLGGRAAEKIALDDICTGASNDIERATKLARSMVTEWGMSEHLGPMTFGHSDSGEVFLGRDISRSRNYSEEVAAVIDREIRNIVENAFERACFILNEQRDKLEEIAQRLLKDKTVTGEEFKALFEGVAIEEAEVIESLDSETEVSE, from the coding sequence ATGATTGGCTTTTATATGGTGATTTTGCTGATTATTGTAGTAGCAGTGACATTTTTAAACCCTGTTCAGGATGAAGTCACAACAATTATTTACAGTGATCTTGTGAATGAATTGGAAAATAACCAGGTTCAGGAAATTGAAATTAACAATTCCAAAGTAACAGGGGTGTTGAAAAGTGGAGAGCAGTTCGAATCTATTGTTCCCCAGTATGTTATTGACGAGCAGGTTACACCATATATCCTTGAGAATAATTTGCAGGTAACCATTACTGAACAACAGGATTCATGGTGGATTTCACTGATTCCTTCAGTGGTGATTATTATTCTGATGGTCGTGTTTTTCATGGTATTTTCCCAGCAGTCTGGAGGCGGCGGAGGAAAAGTCATGTCTTTTGGCAAAAGTCGGGCCAAACTTCATGTAGAAGGTGAAAATAAGGTCACCTTTAAAAATGTCGCAGGTGCCGATGAAGAAAAGGAAGAGCTGGAAGAAATTGTAGACTTCCTGAAATCACCGGACCGTTACCGTAAGTTAGGTGCCCGCATTCCTAAAGGGGTACTTTTAGTGGGCCCTCCAGGGACAGGTAAGACTCTTCTTGCCCGGGCAGTTGCAGGAGAAGCGGCAGTACCGTTTTTCACCATCTCTGGTTCTGATTTTGTGGAAATGTTTGTTGGGGTTGGTGCTTCAAGGGTTCGAGATCTCTTTGAAACAGCAAAGAAGAATGCCCCCTGTATTCTATTTATTGATGAAATTGATGCGGTAGGTCGTCATCGTGGTGCCGGACTCGGCGGTGGACATGATGAAAGAGAACAGACACTGAATCAGCTTCTAGTTGAAATGGATGGTTTTGGTATCAATGAGGGTATTATCATCATCGCAGCGACAAACCGTCCAGATATTCTGGATCCGGCACTTTTAAGACCGGGTCGATTTGACCGTCAGGTAACTGTTGGAGTACCGGATGTAAAAGGTCGTGAAGAAATCCTTAATGTACATAAAAAGGATAAACCATTGGGTGAGGATGTTGATCTGCAGGTTATTGCCAAAGGAACACCAGGATTTACAGGTGCCGATCTGGAAAACCTGATGAACGAGGCGGCATTATTGTCAGCTCGTAAACAGAAGAAAATAATCGATATGGTTGAGCTGGAAGAAGCTATTAAACGGGTAATTGCCGGTCCGGAAAAGAAAAGTAAGGTTATTAATGAAGACGATCTGGTTATCACTGCATACCATGAAGCGGGACATGCTATTGTTTTGCATCTCTTGCCGCAATGTGATACTGTTCACGAGATATCGATTATCCCTCGTGGCATGGCAGCCGGTTATACTCTGTCACTGCCGGATGATGATCGCCAGCATATGAGTAAAACTAAGCTATTGGAAAATATCTGCGGTCTTTTAGGCGGCCGGGCTGCTGAGAAGATTGCTCTGGATGATATTTGTACTGGTGCCAGTAATGATATCGAACGGGCCACGAAATTAGCCCGTAGCATGGTTACAGAATGGGGAATGAGCGAACACCTTGGTCCGATGACTTTTGGTCATTCGGACAGCGGTGAAGTATTCCTTGGTCGTGATATCAGCCGTTCTCGGAATTACAGTGAAGAAGTAGCAGCCGTAATTGATAGGGAAATCCGCAATATTGTGGAGAATGCTTTTGAACGTGCCTGCTTTATTCTCAATGAACAACGGGATAAGCTGGAAGAAATTGCACAGCGTCTCTTAAAAGATAAAACTGTTACCGGAGAAGAATTTAAAGCCTTGTTTGAAGGGGTTGCAATCGAGGAAGCAGAAGTTATCGAAAG
- a CDS encoding Ppx/GppA phosphatase family protein — protein sequence MKVNRLDEIIKQRKKPCAVMDIGTNSTRMLIFREDDGELTRINKSVRYTRMGQGVNETKELHPDAQKRNTEALEEFLKIAADYEVEDFYIFGTSAMRDASNTAEYQKTVKERLGLDVVVIGGEEEAQLGFMGVSQCFEEKLLVFDIGGGSTEFILGEKNQISQMMSLNMGCVRGTESFLHDDPPTRAQMEALNAKISEELQNRVKDIVPTDTYKLVGIGGTATSLSTIHQRLDIYDSEKVHKSQITRLELETMISELSQKTIAERQKIAGLEAKRADIILAGAMILHNILKLTGKFSFTVCDYDNLEGAAFKHFIDKK from the coding sequence GTGAAAGTGAATCGATTGGATGAAATTATAAAACAGAGAAAAAAGCCGTGTGCAGTGATGGATATCGGGACAAATTCCACCCGAATGCTGATCTTCAGAGAAGACGATGGGGAACTGACAAGGATTAATAAATCTGTAAGATATACCCGGATGGGTCAGGGCGTAAATGAAACGAAAGAACTTCATCCGGATGCCCAGAAAAGAAATACTGAAGCATTGGAGGAATTTTTAAAGATCGCTGCTGATTATGAAGTGGAGGATTTTTATATTTTTGGCACCAGTGCTATGCGAGATGCCTCCAATACAGCAGAATACCAGAAAACCGTTAAAGAGCGTCTTGGTCTTGATGTGGTCGTTATTGGTGGAGAAGAAGAGGCTCAGTTGGGTTTTATGGGTGTTTCGCAATGTTTTGAAGAAAAGCTTTTGGTTTTTGATATCGGCGGCGGCAGTACCGAGTTTATTCTTGGTGAAAAGAATCAGATCAGTCAGATGATGAGTCTGAATATGGGTTGCGTTCGGGGGACTGAAAGCTTTCTGCATGATGATCCGCCAACCAGGGCCCAAATGGAAGCTTTAAACGCTAAAATAAGTGAAGAACTGCAAAATAGGGTAAAAGATATTGTTCCGACCGATACATACAAACTGGTGGGAATTGGGGGGACAGCGACCAGCCTTTCAACAATTCATCAGCGACTTGATATTTATGACAGTGAGAAAGTTCATAAAAGTCAGATTACCCGTCTGGAGCTGGAAACAATGATTTCTGAATTGTCACAAAAAACGATTGCTGAGCGGCAGAAAATTGCTGGACTGGAAGCTAAACGGGCGGATATTATTTTGGCGGGAGCGATGATTTTGCACAATATTTTAAAACTCACTGGCAAATTTTCCTTTACAGTCTGTGATTATGATAACCTTGAGGGTGCGGCTTTTAAACATTTTATCGACAAAAAATAA
- the mazG gene encoding nucleoside triphosphate pyrophosphohydrolase — MAHIDIVGLGPGDPGQMTLKTLELLENEADNFLRTAVHPTVSFLELKGITYKSFDYLYEAESAFEHVYEQISDHLIKVAKTIDIVYAVPGNPLFGEETVVKLTEKAKQQGITYTIHPGVSFVDVTMNALEFDPVAGLKIIDAFNLNGLECSGNLLITQVYNRHMASEVKLELMKIFDPEKRVALLINAGIPEMEKSIEIPLYELDRVEEVNHLTSLFVPAEENTGFVGVFEIVNKLLSEEGCPWDKQQTPESLRPYLIEEAYEVIDAIDKEDSENLAEELGDVLFQIVFHAILGEKKGQFNIHEVLSGINEKMIRRHPHVFLSQEEIEAKEVEVNWEAIKRAEKGLDQVDSVHEISDGFKKVPDSFPALMQAQKIQKKAAKVGFDWQKKQDALTKLTEEIEEFTMAVSQNDTSNMEEELGDLLFSMVNVARLYQINAEFALRKATKKFVARFKEMEKLARQEEKNFQDCDFETMNRFWNASKTQKLS; from the coding sequence ATGGCACATATAGATATTGTAGGCTTGGGCCCGGGAGATCCAGGTCAGATGACCTTAAAAACGCTGGAGCTTCTGGAAAATGAAGCAGATAATTTTTTAAGAACAGCAGTTCACCCGACAGTGTCATTCCTTGAACTGAAAGGAATTACTTACAAAAGTTTTGACTATCTTTATGAAGCTGAAAGCGCCTTTGAACATGTTTATGAACAAATTTCAGACCATCTGATAAAGGTGGCTAAAACAATTGATATTGTTTATGCAGTGCCGGGAAATCCTTTGTTTGGCGAGGAAACAGTTGTCAAACTGACTGAAAAGGCAAAACAGCAAGGAATCACTTATACCATTCATCCAGGTGTCAGTTTTGTGGACGTTACCATGAATGCCCTGGAATTTGACCCGGTTGCCGGCCTTAAAATTATTGATGCCTTTAACTTAAATGGCCTGGAATGTTCGGGGAATCTGTTAATTACGCAAGTTTACAATCGTCATATGGCATCAGAGGTTAAACTTGAATTGATGAAAATTTTTGATCCGGAGAAAAGAGTTGCTTTGCTGATCAATGCTGGCATTCCGGAAATGGAAAAAAGCATCGAGATCCCCCTTTATGAGCTGGATCGGGTTGAGGAAGTTAATCATTTGACCAGTCTTTTTGTGCCGGCTGAAGAAAATACCGGATTTGTCGGGGTTTTTGAAATTGTCAATAAATTATTAAGTGAAGAAGGCTGTCCCTGGGATAAACAACAGACGCCTGAAAGTTTACGCCCCTATCTAATCGAGGAAGCTTATGAAGTAATCGATGCGATTGATAAGGAAGATAGTGAAAATCTGGCAGAAGAACTGGGTGATGTACTATTTCAGATCGTTTTTCACGCTATATTAGGCGAAAAAAAGGGCCAGTTTAATATCCATGAAGTTTTATCGGGAATCAATGAAAAGATGATTAGACGGCATCCTCATGTCTTTTTAAGCCAGGAAGAGATAGAAGCCAAGGAAGTAGAAGTGAATTGGGAAGCAATTAAGCGGGCAGAAAAAGGTCTTGACCAGGTCGATTCAGTTCATGAGATTTCGGATGGCTTTAAAAAAGTGCCGGATTCATTTCCCGCCTTGATGCAGGCTCAAAAAATTCAGAAAAAAGCTGCTAAAGTCGGATTTGACTGGCAGAAAAAACAGGATGCATTGACCAAACTGACAGAGGAAATTGAAGAATTTACGATGGCAGTGAGTCAAAATGATACTTCGAATATGGAAGAAGAATTAGGAGATCTGCTATTTTCGATGGTTAATGTGGCCAGACTTTATCAGATAAACGCGGAATTTGCGTTAAGAAAAGCAACAAAAAAATTTGTTGCCAGGTTCAAAGAAATGGAAAAATTAGCCCGTCAAGAGGAAAAAAACTTCCAAGATTGCGATTTTGAGACAATGAATCGCTTCTGGAACGCGTCAAAAACGCAAAAACTCTCCTAA
- the tilS gene encoding tRNA lysidine(34) synthetase TilS, with the protein MEKKVLNYIHENDLITAGDHVLIGVSGGADSLALLYFLDHFKKYFKIEIGVAHLNHGLRGDAADNDEKMVGDFCDLHKIPFFSARKDVKKISHDHKISIEVAGRQVRYAYFEEICDRYGYNRIALGHHLDDQAETVLMRLIRGTGVKGISGIRSGQRVIRPFLPVSKREILDYCGEKGLVYHTDESNFSDLYTRNKIRHEIMPGILSINPRAQEHFCQFAQIAADYEDFLADYVVRIEGHIIRKEKDRVSIDRSLWLKERKLVREELLRRAILLFKGSLKEIEYNHIIAFARLIKGDKTTGEVHFPLGVKGVRRYQSISIEAVKEALERKVFTKTILPDKTYILSSFRLIIETEMLKPDQWEAKKDEYFAKDLKNHSEKIFDYDKIMDKLVIRYREIGDFFYQSGMTGKKSLKKYCIDKKIARQERDEIPLLTSGNEVLWVVGHTVNSRLLAERKTINAIRIKIKLC; encoded by the coding sequence ATGGAAAAGAAAGTTCTTAATTACATCCATGAAAACGACCTGATCACGGCTGGCGATCATGTGCTTATCGGAGTTTCCGGTGGAGCCGATTCGCTGGCCTTATTATATTTTTTGGATCATTTTAAAAAGTATTTTAAAATTGAGATAGGGGTAGCACATCTTAATCATGGTTTGCGCGGAGATGCCGCTGATAACGATGAGAAAATGGTAGGGGATTTTTGTGATTTGCATAAAATTCCTTTTTTTTCGGCCCGAAAAGATGTGAAAAAAATCTCACACGATCACAAAATATCTATTGAAGTAGCTGGTCGTCAGGTTCGTTACGCTTATTTTGAAGAAATCTGCGATCGTTATGGCTATAACCGGATTGCATTAGGGCATCATCTTGATGATCAGGCAGAAACTGTGCTGATGCGTCTGATTCGTGGAACGGGCGTCAAAGGAATATCCGGGATCCGCTCGGGTCAAAGAGTGATTAGACCTTTTTTGCCGGTTTCCAAGAGAGAAATACTGGATTACTGTGGTGAAAAAGGTCTTGTCTACCATACCGATGAGAGTAATTTTTCAGACCTTTATACTCGAAATAAAATAAGGCATGAAATTATGCCGGGAATTCTTTCCATTAATCCCAGGGCTCAGGAACACTTTTGTCAATTTGCCCAGATTGCTGCCGACTATGAGGACTTTCTTGCAGATTATGTGGTGCGTATTGAAGGTCATATCATCAGAAAAGAAAAAGACCGAGTTTCAATTGATCGCAGTCTTTGGCTGAAAGAAAGAAAACTTGTCAGAGAAGAGCTGTTGCGTCGCGCAATCCTGCTTTTTAAGGGTAGTTTAAAGGAAATTGAGTACAATCATATCATTGCCTTTGCGCGTTTAATTAAAGGCGACAAAACAACAGGAGAAGTCCACTTTCCTTTAGGGGTGAAAGGGGTTCGTCGTTATCAGTCAATTAGTATTGAGGCGGTGAAAGAAGCGCTTGAAAGAAAAGTCTTTACTAAAACGATTCTCCCTGATAAAACCTATATTCTTTCATCTTTTCGTCTGATTATTGAAACAGAAATGCTTAAACCAGACCAATGGGAAGCGAAAAAAGATGAATATTTTGCAAAAGATCTTAAAAATCATAGTGAAAAAATATTTGATTATGATAAAATAATGGATAAGCTTGTAATTAGATACCGGGAAATTGGCGACTTTTTTTACCAGTCAGGAATGACCGGAAAAAAATCGCTTAAGAAATATTGTATTGACAAAAAAATTGCCAGGCAGGAGCGGGATGAAATTCCACTTTTGACCAGCGGGAATGAAGTCCTCTGGGTTGTGGGGCATACGGTTAATAGTCGCTTGCTGGCTGAGCGTAAAACAATAAATGCAATCCGTATAAAAATTAAGTTATGTTAG
- the hpt gene encoding hypoxanthine phosphoribosyltransferase: MRADIQEVLVDEAALKKRISEMGQELTEVYQDKNPLLIGVLKGSAIFMADLIREMDVIMEIDFLKASSYGNEARSCGTVKLEHDISMEVKDRYILLVEDIIDTGNTLKFLMDSFKTMGAKDVKVCSLLDKPERREQHVTADYIGFDIPNEFVVGYGLDFAQKYRNLPYIGILKKEVYE; encoded by the coding sequence GTGAGAGCCGATATTCAGGAAGTTTTGGTGGACGAAGCTGCTTTGAAAAAGCGGATCAGTGAAATGGGTCAAGAATTAACTGAAGTTTATCAGGATAAGAATCCCTTATTGATTGGTGTTCTTAAAGGGAGCGCAATTTTTATGGCAGACCTGATCCGGGAAATGGATGTTATAATGGAAATTGATTTTTTAAAGGCCTCCAGCTATGGTAACGAGGCAAGAAGCTGTGGAACGGTTAAGTTGGAACATGATATTTCCATGGAGGTAAAAGATCGTTATATTCTTTTAGTAGAAGATATTATAGACACTGGCAATACTTTGAAGTTTCTAATGGATAGTTTTAAGACGATGGGTGCTAAAGATGTCAAAGTCTGTTCTCTCTTGGATAAACCCGAAAGGCGAGAGCAGCACGTGACTGCTGATTATATCGGTTTTGACATTCCCAATGAGTTTGTTGTGGGCTATGGATTGGATTTTGCCCAGAAGTATCGCAATTTGCCTTATATTGGGATACTAAAAAAAGAAGTTTATGAATAA
- a CDS encoding HU family DNA-binding protein → MNKSELLAQMAEKSGLSKKDSEKALGAFMDTVVETLKNGDKVSLVGFGTFEVRERAARTGLNPRTKEPIEIAASKAPGFKAGKGFKDEVNK, encoded by the coding sequence ATGAACAAATCAGAATTACTTGCCCAGATGGCAGAAAAATCGGGTCTGTCGAAGAAAGATTCGGAAAAGGCGTTGGGAGCGTTCATGGATACGGTAGTTGAGACCTTGAAAAATGGAGACAAGGTATCACTGGTTGGATTCGGAACCTTTGAAGTTAGAGAACGGGCTGCCAGAACTGGTTTAAACCCAAGAACTAAAGAGCCAATTGAAATTGCTGCTTCAAAAGCCCCGGGTTTTAAAGCGGGTAAAGGCTTTAAGGATGAAGTAAATAAGTAG
- a CDS encoding septum formation initiator family protein produces MNIKQRKQLQRRMLIVAVIVFLIGLVIYMYGANALTIYKLEKQKEEILQGIEDEEVRSNQLDEEVEQMGSKSYVEYVARKYLGLYYPDETIVIPVIEENTPESESESIG; encoded by the coding sequence GTGAATATAAAACAGAGAAAACAGCTTCAGAGAAGAATGCTGATAGTAGCAGTTATTGTGTTTTTAATTGGCCTGGTTATTTATATGTACGGTGCCAACGCCCTGACCATCTATAAGCTGGAAAAGCAAAAAGAAGAGATTCTTCAAGGGATTGAAGATGAGGAAGTCAGAAGCAATCAGCTGGATGAGGAAGTGGAACAGATGGGCAGCAAAAGCTATGTGGAATATGTAGCCAGGAAGTACCTGGGTTTGTATTATCCGGATGAAACCATTGTAATCCCAGTGATTGAGGAGAATACTCCAGAAAGTGAAAGTGAATCGATTGGATGA